A section of the Cucurbita pepo subsp. pepo cultivar mu-cu-16 unplaced genomic scaffold, ASM280686v2 Cp4.1_scaffold000270, whole genome shotgun sequence genome encodes:
- the LOC111784739 gene encoding uncharacterized protein At1g76660-like isoform X3, whose translation MGSEQNRFPQQERQGKKWGGCWGALSCFHSQKGEKRIVPASRLPEGNVVTTQPNRPPAAGMAIQATVIDPSLLAPPSSPASFTNSALPSTAQSPSCFLSMSANSPGGPSSTMFATGPYAHETQLVSPPVFSAFTTEPSTAPLTPPPELAHLTTPSSPDVPFAEFLSSSVDLKGTGKENYIASNDLQTAYSLYPGSPSSSLVSPISRTSGDCLSSFPERDFLPQWNPSVSPQDGKYPRTGSGRLFGHEKAGTSLVSQDSNFFCPATFAQFYLDNPPFPHTGGRLSVSKDSDVYSPGGNVLQNRHNKSPKQDVEELEAYRASFGFSADEIITTTQYVEISGVMEDSFTMKPFTSTSLSAEESFEPPLLAENLNSAHTTLQSQRRIKSPPDVVQKDTCTEVLALCSVYEDNKLQRQPGNMSGSSTLNQVGSDVFSRIGPSKNSRKYNLGLSCSDAEVDYRRGRSLREAKGDFLWHD comes from the exons ATGGGGTCCGAGCAGAATAGATTCCCTCAGCAGGAACGG CAGGGAAAGAAATGGGGTGGATGCTGGGGTGCATTATCTTGTTTTCACTCGCAGAAAGGAGAAAAGCGCATTGTACCTGCATCTCGTTTACCTGAGGGAAATGTTGTGACAACCCAGCCAAATAGACCTCCAGCAGCCGGAATGGCCATCCAGGCTACAGTGATAGATCCATCGCTACTAGCCCCACCTTCTTCTCCAGCATCCTTTACAAATTCTGCACTCCCTTCAACAGCCCAATCACCGAGCTGTTTCTTGTCGATGTCTGCCAATTCACCTGGAGGTCCTTCATCGACAATGTTTGCTACAGGGCCATATGCACACGAAACACAGCTGGTTTCGCCTCCTGTTTTCTCAGCCTTCACCACTGAACCGTCAACTGCTCCACTCACTCCCCCTCCAGAACTAGCTCACCTGACCACACCTTCTTCCCCCGATGTGCCGTTTGCTGAGTTCCTATCCTCATCAGTGGATCTTAAAGGAACAGGAAAGGAAAATTACATTGCTTCAAATGATCTTCAAACTGCATATTCTCTCTACCCTGGAAGTCCTTCCAGTAGCCTCGTGTCACCAATTTCAAGGACCTCCGGTGATTGCTTATCATCATTTCCTGAGAGGGACTTCCTACCGCAGTGGAATCCTTCAGTTTCTCCCCAAGATGGAAAATATCCTAGAACTGGTTCCGGTCGGCTATTTGGACATGAGAAAGCTGGTACATCTTTGGTATCTCAGGATTCTAATTTCTTCTGCCCTGCTACATTTGCACAATTCTATCTGGACAATCCACCATTCCCTCATACTGGTGGTAGGTTAAGTGTATCAAAGGATTCAGATGTTTACTCGCCTGGTGGGAATGTACTCCAAAATCGGCACAATAAGTCTCCAAAACAAGATGTGGAGGAACTAGAAGCATACCGAGCATCGTTTGGTTTCAGTGCAGATGAAATTATAACTACTACACAATATGTGGAGATATCTGGAGTAATGGAGGATTCCTTTACTATGAAGCCTTTCACTTCAACTAGTCTGTCAGCAGAAGAAAGTTTTGAACCTCCATTGTTGGCTGAAAATCTAAATTCCGCACATACAACCTTACAGAGTCAGAGGAGAATTAAATCACCACCTGATGTTGTCCAAAAGGATACCTGCACTGAAGTGCTGGCATTATGCAGTGTTTATGAAG ATAATAAATTGCAAAGACAACCTGGTAACATGTCTGGATCAAGTACCTTAAACCAAGTTGGATCAGATGTATTTTCAAGGATAGGGCCATCAAAAAATAGTCGGAAGTATAATCTTGGTTTGTCCTGCTCTGATGCGGAAGTTGACTACAGAAGAGGAAGGAGCCTAAGAGAGGCCAAGGGAGATTTTTTATGGCATGACTAA
- the LOC111784739 gene encoding uncharacterized protein At1g76660-like isoform X1 yields MEYQESTGFGMPPAVNTLMLDLWTPIIEKSSMNWICGKFLSFQKQGKKWGGCWGALSCFHSQKGEKRIVPASRLPEGNVVTTQPNRPPAAGMAIQATVIDPSLLAPPSSPASFTNSALPSTAQSPSCFLSMSANSPGGPSSTMFATGPYAHETQLVSPPVFSAFTTEPSTAPLTPPPELAHLTTPSSPDVPFAEFLSSSVDLKGTGKENYIASNDLQTAYSLYPGSPSSSLVSPISRTSGDCLSSFPERDFLPQWNPSVSPQDGKYPRTGSGRLFGHEKAGTSLVSQDSNFFCPATFAQFYLDNPPFPHTGGRLSVSKDSDVYSPGGNVLQNRHNKSPKQDVEELEAYRASFGFSADEIITTTQYVEISGVMEDSFTMKPFTSTSLSAEESFEPPLLAENLNSAHTTLQSQRRIKSPPDVVQKDTCTEVLALCSVYEDNKLQRQPGNMSGSSTLNQVGSDVFSRIGPSKNSRKYNLGLSCSDAEVDYRRGRSLREAKGDFLWHD; encoded by the exons ATGGAGTACCAGGAAAGTACAGGATTTGGGATGCCTCCTGCGGTTAATACTTTGATGTTGGACTTATGGACTCCAATAATTGAGAAATCCAGCATGAACTGGATATGTGGAAAGTTCCTTTCCTTTCAGAAG CAGGGAAAGAAATGGGGTGGATGCTGGGGTGCATTATCTTGTTTTCACTCGCAGAAAGGAGAAAAGCGCATTGTACCTGCATCTCGTTTACCTGAGGGAAATGTTGTGACAACCCAGCCAAATAGACCTCCAGCAGCCGGAATGGCCATCCAGGCTACAGTGATAGATCCATCGCTACTAGCCCCACCTTCTTCTCCAGCATCCTTTACAAATTCTGCACTCCCTTCAACAGCCCAATCACCGAGCTGTTTCTTGTCGATGTCTGCCAATTCACCTGGAGGTCCTTCATCGACAATGTTTGCTACAGGGCCATATGCACACGAAACACAGCTGGTTTCGCCTCCTGTTTTCTCAGCCTTCACCACTGAACCGTCAACTGCTCCACTCACTCCCCCTCCAGAACTAGCTCACCTGACCACACCTTCTTCCCCCGATGTGCCGTTTGCTGAGTTCCTATCCTCATCAGTGGATCTTAAAGGAACAGGAAAGGAAAATTACATTGCTTCAAATGATCTTCAAACTGCATATTCTCTCTACCCTGGAAGTCCTTCCAGTAGCCTCGTGTCACCAATTTCAAGGACCTCCGGTGATTGCTTATCATCATTTCCTGAGAGGGACTTCCTACCGCAGTGGAATCCTTCAGTTTCTCCCCAAGATGGAAAATATCCTAGAACTGGTTCCGGTCGGCTATTTGGACATGAGAAAGCTGGTACATCTTTGGTATCTCAGGATTCTAATTTCTTCTGCCCTGCTACATTTGCACAATTCTATCTGGACAATCCACCATTCCCTCATACTGGTGGTAGGTTAAGTGTATCAAAGGATTCAGATGTTTACTCGCCTGGTGGGAATGTACTCCAAAATCGGCACAATAAGTCTCCAAAACAAGATGTGGAGGAACTAGAAGCATACCGAGCATCGTTTGGTTTCAGTGCAGATGAAATTATAACTACTACACAATATGTGGAGATATCTGGAGTAATGGAGGATTCCTTTACTATGAAGCCTTTCACTTCAACTAGTCTGTCAGCAGAAGAAAGTTTTGAACCTCCATTGTTGGCTGAAAATCTAAATTCCGCACATACAACCTTACAGAGTCAGAGGAGAATTAAATCACCACCTGATGTTGTCCAAAAGGATACCTGCACTGAAGTGCTGGCATTATGCAGTGTTTATGAAG ATAATAAATTGCAAAGACAACCTGGTAACATGTCTGGATCAAGTACCTTAAACCAAGTTGGATCAGATGTATTTTCAAGGATAGGGCCATCAAAAAATAGTCGGAAGTATAATCTTGGTTTGTCCTGCTCTGATGCGGAAGTTGACTACAGAAGAGGAAGGAGCCTAAGAGAGGCCAAGGGAGATTTTTTATGGCATGACTAA
- the LOC111784739 gene encoding uncharacterized protein At1g76660-like isoform X2 codes for MEYQESTGFGMPPAVNTLMLDLWTPIIEKSSMNWICGKFLSFQKGKKWGGCWGALSCFHSQKGEKRIVPASRLPEGNVVTTQPNRPPAAGMAIQATVIDPSLLAPPSSPASFTNSALPSTAQSPSCFLSMSANSPGGPSSTMFATGPYAHETQLVSPPVFSAFTTEPSTAPLTPPPELAHLTTPSSPDVPFAEFLSSSVDLKGTGKENYIASNDLQTAYSLYPGSPSSSLVSPISRTSGDCLSSFPERDFLPQWNPSVSPQDGKYPRTGSGRLFGHEKAGTSLVSQDSNFFCPATFAQFYLDNPPFPHTGGRLSVSKDSDVYSPGGNVLQNRHNKSPKQDVEELEAYRASFGFSADEIITTTQYVEISGVMEDSFTMKPFTSTSLSAEESFEPPLLAENLNSAHTTLQSQRRIKSPPDVVQKDTCTEVLALCSVYEDNKLQRQPGNMSGSSTLNQVGSDVFSRIGPSKNSRKYNLGLSCSDAEVDYRRGRSLREAKGDFLWHD; via the exons ATGGAGTACCAGGAAAGTACAGGATTTGGGATGCCTCCTGCGGTTAATACTTTGATGTTGGACTTATGGACTCCAATAATTGAGAAATCCAGCATGAACTGGATATGTGGAAAGTTCCTTTCCTTTCAGAAG GGAAAGAAATGGGGTGGATGCTGGGGTGCATTATCTTGTTTTCACTCGCAGAAAGGAGAAAAGCGCATTGTACCTGCATCTCGTTTACCTGAGGGAAATGTTGTGACAACCCAGCCAAATAGACCTCCAGCAGCCGGAATGGCCATCCAGGCTACAGTGATAGATCCATCGCTACTAGCCCCACCTTCTTCTCCAGCATCCTTTACAAATTCTGCACTCCCTTCAACAGCCCAATCACCGAGCTGTTTCTTGTCGATGTCTGCCAATTCACCTGGAGGTCCTTCATCGACAATGTTTGCTACAGGGCCATATGCACACGAAACACAGCTGGTTTCGCCTCCTGTTTTCTCAGCCTTCACCACTGAACCGTCAACTGCTCCACTCACTCCCCCTCCAGAACTAGCTCACCTGACCACACCTTCTTCCCCCGATGTGCCGTTTGCTGAGTTCCTATCCTCATCAGTGGATCTTAAAGGAACAGGAAAGGAAAATTACATTGCTTCAAATGATCTTCAAACTGCATATTCTCTCTACCCTGGAAGTCCTTCCAGTAGCCTCGTGTCACCAATTTCAAGGACCTCCGGTGATTGCTTATCATCATTTCCTGAGAGGGACTTCCTACCGCAGTGGAATCCTTCAGTTTCTCCCCAAGATGGAAAATATCCTAGAACTGGTTCCGGTCGGCTATTTGGACATGAGAAAGCTGGTACATCTTTGGTATCTCAGGATTCTAATTTCTTCTGCCCTGCTACATTTGCACAATTCTATCTGGACAATCCACCATTCCCTCATACTGGTGGTAGGTTAAGTGTATCAAAGGATTCAGATGTTTACTCGCCTGGTGGGAATGTACTCCAAAATCGGCACAATAAGTCTCCAAAACAAGATGTGGAGGAACTAGAAGCATACCGAGCATCGTTTGGTTTCAGTGCAGATGAAATTATAACTACTACACAATATGTGGAGATATCTGGAGTAATGGAGGATTCCTTTACTATGAAGCCTTTCACTTCAACTAGTCTGTCAGCAGAAGAAAGTTTTGAACCTCCATTGTTGGCTGAAAATCTAAATTCCGCACATACAACCTTACAGAGTCAGAGGAGAATTAAATCACCACCTGATGTTGTCCAAAAGGATACCTGCACTGAAGTGCTGGCATTATGCAGTGTTTATGAAG ATAATAAATTGCAAAGACAACCTGGTAACATGTCTGGATCAAGTACCTTAAACCAAGTTGGATCAGATGTATTTTCAAGGATAGGGCCATCAAAAAATAGTCGGAAGTATAATCTTGGTTTGTCCTGCTCTGATGCGGAAGTTGACTACAGAAGAGGAAGGAGCCTAAGAGAGGCCAAGGGAGATTTTTTATGGCATGACTAA
- the LOC111784739 gene encoding uncharacterized protein At1g76660-like isoform X4: MGSEQNRFPQQERGKKWGGCWGALSCFHSQKGEKRIVPASRLPEGNVVTTQPNRPPAAGMAIQATVIDPSLLAPPSSPASFTNSALPSTAQSPSCFLSMSANSPGGPSSTMFATGPYAHETQLVSPPVFSAFTTEPSTAPLTPPPELAHLTTPSSPDVPFAEFLSSSVDLKGTGKENYIASNDLQTAYSLYPGSPSSSLVSPISRTSGDCLSSFPERDFLPQWNPSVSPQDGKYPRTGSGRLFGHEKAGTSLVSQDSNFFCPATFAQFYLDNPPFPHTGGRLSVSKDSDVYSPGGNVLQNRHNKSPKQDVEELEAYRASFGFSADEIITTTQYVEISGVMEDSFTMKPFTSTSLSAEESFEPPLLAENLNSAHTTLQSQRRIKSPPDVVQKDTCTEVLALCSVYEDNKLQRQPGNMSGSSTLNQVGSDVFSRIGPSKNSRKYNLGLSCSDAEVDYRRGRSLREAKGDFLWHD, encoded by the exons ATGGGGTCCGAGCAGAATAGATTCCCTCAGCAGGAACGG GGAAAGAAATGGGGTGGATGCTGGGGTGCATTATCTTGTTTTCACTCGCAGAAAGGAGAAAAGCGCATTGTACCTGCATCTCGTTTACCTGAGGGAAATGTTGTGACAACCCAGCCAAATAGACCTCCAGCAGCCGGAATGGCCATCCAGGCTACAGTGATAGATCCATCGCTACTAGCCCCACCTTCTTCTCCAGCATCCTTTACAAATTCTGCACTCCCTTCAACAGCCCAATCACCGAGCTGTTTCTTGTCGATGTCTGCCAATTCACCTGGAGGTCCTTCATCGACAATGTTTGCTACAGGGCCATATGCACACGAAACACAGCTGGTTTCGCCTCCTGTTTTCTCAGCCTTCACCACTGAACCGTCAACTGCTCCACTCACTCCCCCTCCAGAACTAGCTCACCTGACCACACCTTCTTCCCCCGATGTGCCGTTTGCTGAGTTCCTATCCTCATCAGTGGATCTTAAAGGAACAGGAAAGGAAAATTACATTGCTTCAAATGATCTTCAAACTGCATATTCTCTCTACCCTGGAAGTCCTTCCAGTAGCCTCGTGTCACCAATTTCAAGGACCTCCGGTGATTGCTTATCATCATTTCCTGAGAGGGACTTCCTACCGCAGTGGAATCCTTCAGTTTCTCCCCAAGATGGAAAATATCCTAGAACTGGTTCCGGTCGGCTATTTGGACATGAGAAAGCTGGTACATCTTTGGTATCTCAGGATTCTAATTTCTTCTGCCCTGCTACATTTGCACAATTCTATCTGGACAATCCACCATTCCCTCATACTGGTGGTAGGTTAAGTGTATCAAAGGATTCAGATGTTTACTCGCCTGGTGGGAATGTACTCCAAAATCGGCACAATAAGTCTCCAAAACAAGATGTGGAGGAACTAGAAGCATACCGAGCATCGTTTGGTTTCAGTGCAGATGAAATTATAACTACTACACAATATGTGGAGATATCTGGAGTAATGGAGGATTCCTTTACTATGAAGCCTTTCACTTCAACTAGTCTGTCAGCAGAAGAAAGTTTTGAACCTCCATTGTTGGCTGAAAATCTAAATTCCGCACATACAACCTTACAGAGTCAGAGGAGAATTAAATCACCACCTGATGTTGTCCAAAAGGATACCTGCACTGAAGTGCTGGCATTATGCAGTGTTTATGAAG ATAATAAATTGCAAAGACAACCTGGTAACATGTCTGGATCAAGTACCTTAAACCAAGTTGGATCAGATGTATTTTCAAGGATAGGGCCATCAAAAAATAGTCGGAAGTATAATCTTGGTTTGTCCTGCTCTGATGCGGAAGTTGACTACAGAAGAGGAAGGAGCCTAAGAGAGGCCAAGGGAGATTTTTTATGGCATGACTAA
- the LOC111784739 gene encoding uncharacterized protein At1g76660-like isoform X5 → MAIQATVIDPSLLAPPSSPASFTNSALPSTAQSPSCFLSMSANSPGGPSSTMFATGPYAHETQLVSPPVFSAFTTEPSTAPLTPPPELAHLTTPSSPDVPFAEFLSSSVDLKGTGKENYIASNDLQTAYSLYPGSPSSSLVSPISRTSGDCLSSFPERDFLPQWNPSVSPQDGKYPRTGSGRLFGHEKAGTSLVSQDSNFFCPATFAQFYLDNPPFPHTGGRLSVSKDSDVYSPGGNVLQNRHNKSPKQDVEELEAYRASFGFSADEIITTTQYVEISGVMEDSFTMKPFTSTSLSAEESFEPPLLAENLNSAHTTLQSQRRIKSPPDVVQKDTCTEVLALCSVYEDNKLQRQPGNMSGSSTLNQVGSDVFSRIGPSKNSRKYNLGLSCSDAEVDYRRGRSLREAKGDFLWHD, encoded by the exons ATGGCCATCCAGGCTACAGTGATAGATCCATCGCTACTAGCCCCACCTTCTTCTCCAGCATCCTTTACAAATTCTGCACTCCCTTCAACAGCCCAATCACCGAGCTGTTTCTTGTCGATGTCTGCCAATTCACCTGGAGGTCCTTCATCGACAATGTTTGCTACAGGGCCATATGCACACGAAACACAGCTGGTTTCGCCTCCTGTTTTCTCAGCCTTCACCACTGAACCGTCAACTGCTCCACTCACTCCCCCTCCAGAACTAGCTCACCTGACCACACCTTCTTCCCCCGATGTGCCGTTTGCTGAGTTCCTATCCTCATCAGTGGATCTTAAAGGAACAGGAAAGGAAAATTACATTGCTTCAAATGATCTTCAAACTGCATATTCTCTCTACCCTGGAAGTCCTTCCAGTAGCCTCGTGTCACCAATTTCAAGGACCTCCGGTGATTGCTTATCATCATTTCCTGAGAGGGACTTCCTACCGCAGTGGAATCCTTCAGTTTCTCCCCAAGATGGAAAATATCCTAGAACTGGTTCCGGTCGGCTATTTGGACATGAGAAAGCTGGTACATCTTTGGTATCTCAGGATTCTAATTTCTTCTGCCCTGCTACATTTGCACAATTCTATCTGGACAATCCACCATTCCCTCATACTGGTGGTAGGTTAAGTGTATCAAAGGATTCAGATGTTTACTCGCCTGGTGGGAATGTACTCCAAAATCGGCACAATAAGTCTCCAAAACAAGATGTGGAGGAACTAGAAGCATACCGAGCATCGTTTGGTTTCAGTGCAGATGAAATTATAACTACTACACAATATGTGGAGATATCTGGAGTAATGGAGGATTCCTTTACTATGAAGCCTTTCACTTCAACTAGTCTGTCAGCAGAAGAAAGTTTTGAACCTCCATTGTTGGCTGAAAATCTAAATTCCGCACATACAACCTTACAGAGTCAGAGGAGAATTAAATCACCACCTGATGTTGTCCAAAAGGATACCTGCACTGAAGTGCTGGCATTATGCAGTGTTTATGAAG ATAATAAATTGCAAAGACAACCTGGTAACATGTCTGGATCAAGTACCTTAAACCAAGTTGGATCAGATGTATTTTCAAGGATAGGGCCATCAAAAAATAGTCGGAAGTATAATCTTGGTTTGTCCTGCTCTGATGCGGAAGTTGACTACAGAAGAGGAAGGAGCCTAAGAGAGGCCAAGGGAGATTTTTTATGGCATGACTAA
- the LOC111784737 gene encoding uncharacterized protein LOC111784737 has product MQYILVQRSLPGQKETDMGNERKWRRWRLFILTGVAVAGFLFSSSSASQLDQQKEPQPVVSRIAFGSCANQDTPQPIWNSIVNFDPQVFIWLGDNIYGDIRRPFKLLGRERTVGPWKNVPRFVPSSKQEMMLKYERGKTIPGYSRLRQRTKVIGTWDDHDYGLNDAGKEFTEKATNQKLLLDFLDEPLDSPRRKQQGVYASYMFGPIGKQIKVILLDTRYHRDPMFSDGTILGAAQWTWLERELKGPESAVTIIGSSIQVISNLSATTRPLFYLESWGRFPKERELLFKLIADSKRNGVFFISGDVHFGEISRFDCGVEYPLYDITSSGLTQAVERVLPRPLQFVVRFLAWVTPSTMRVMESNCRYKSCTFGQPNFGVVEIDWDATPVSLKMEVRDANGVAVVGVNISLSSLRPGNSEYLSNSNTGKYHRHCLLEVSLGWIVRHRLAILFYSTLTLLLLGSLGTAYVATLACRSCIRKCKRD; this is encoded by the exons ATGCAATATATATTAGTTCAACGTTCTCTGCCGGGGCAAAAAGAAACAGACATGGGCAATGAGAGAAAATGGAGACGGTGGAGGCTTTTCATTTTAACGGGAGTGGCGGTCGCTGGTTTTCTGTTTTCTAGCAGCAGTGCTTCACAACTGGATCAACAGAAGGAGCCTCAGCCTGTGGTATCCAGGATTGCTTTTGGATCATGCGCTAACCAGGATACTCCTCAG CCAATCTGGAACTCCATAGTCAACTTCGATCCGCAAGTTTTCATTTGGCTTGGTGATAACATCTATGGTGACATTAGGCGTCCTTTCAAACTACTTGGTCGAGAAAGGACGGTGGGGCCATGGAAAAATGTTCCACGATTCGTTCCTTCATCTAAGCAGGAAATGATGCTCAAATACGAGAGGGGCAAGACAATTCCAGGTTATTCTAGGCTTAGACAGAGGACCAAG GTAATCGGTACCTGGGATGACCATGATTATGGATTAAATGATGCCGGAAAGGAATTTACTGAGAAGGCCACAAATCAGAAGCTTCTCCTTGATTTTTTAGATGAACCCCTTGATAGTCCAAG GCGCAAGCAGCAGGGTGTGTATGCATCATACATGTTCGGCCCTATAGGTAAACAAATTAAG GTTATTCTATTAGATACTAGATATCACCGTGATCCGATGTTTAGTGATGGAACTATTTTGGGTGCTGCTCAATGGACGTGGCTGGAGAGAGAGCTTAAGGGTCCGGAGTCAGCAGTTACAATAATTGGGTCATCCATTCAG GTTATATCAAATCTTTCAGCAACCACCAGGCCGTTGTTCTATTTGGAGTCTTGGGGACGTTTCCCGAAGGAGAGAGAGCTCCTCTTCAAGTTGATTGCAGATAGCAAG AGAAATGGAGTTTTCTTTATAAGCGGAGATGTTCATTTTGGAGAAATTTCTCGCTTTGATTGCGGCGTTGAGTATCCGCTATATGATATAACCTCAAGTGGTCTTACCCAAGCTGTTGAAAGGGTACTTCCGCGACCATTACAATTTGTAGTGAGGTTTCTTGCGTGGGTGACGCCATCTACAATGAGAGTTATGGAAAGCAACTGCAGATACAAGTCCTGCACGTTCG GGCAACCAAATTTTGGAGTCGTTGAAATTGATTGGGATGCAACTCCAGTAAGCCTTAAAATGGAAGTGCGGGATGCGAATGGGGTTGCTGTAGTAGGTGTCAACATCTCTTTGAGTTCATTGCGTCCAGGAAACAGTGAGTATTTATCCAATAGTAATACGGGAAAGTACCACAGGCATTGTCTTCTGGAAGTTAGTTTGGGATGGATAGTCCGACATCGGCTggcaattttgttttatagtaCCTTGACTT TACTTCTTCTTGGTTCGCTGGGAACTGCTTATGTGGCCACATTGGCATGCAGGAGCTGCATCCGCAAATGCAAGCGTGACTAA